A single genomic interval of Streptomyces graminofaciens harbors:
- a CDS encoding NADH-quinone oxidoreductase subunit D, whose protein sequence is MTPTTETRETTVGVGGAAESTDMVLNIGPQHPSTHGVLRLRLVLDGERITHAEPVIGYMHRGAEKLFEARDYRQIIMLANRHDWLSAFSNELGVVLAVERMLGMEVPERAVWMRTLLAELNRVLNHLMFLGSYPLELGGITPVFYAFREREELQNVMEEISGGRMHYMFNRVGGLKEDLPAGWATRARGAVADVRSRMGVFDDLVLGNEIFRGRTRDVGVLTPEAVHAYGVSGPIARASGVDFDLRRDEPYLAYGELQDVLRVVTREEGDCLARFECLLEQTHIALDLADACLDRLAELPPGPINQRLPKVLKAPEGHTYAWTENPLGINGYYLVSKGEKTPYRLKLRSASYNNIQALTELLPGTLVADMVAILGSLFFVVGDIDK, encoded by the coding sequence ATGACTCCCACGACGGAGACCAGAGAGACGACGGTCGGTGTCGGCGGCGCCGCCGAGAGCACCGACATGGTGCTCAACATCGGACCGCAGCACCCGTCCACGCACGGCGTGCTGCGCCTCCGGCTCGTCCTGGACGGCGAGCGGATCACGCACGCGGAGCCGGTGATCGGCTATATGCACCGGGGCGCGGAGAAGCTCTTCGAGGCGCGCGACTACCGGCAGATCATCATGCTCGCCAACCGCCACGACTGGCTCTCCGCCTTCTCGAACGAGCTGGGCGTCGTCCTCGCGGTCGAACGCATGCTCGGCATGGAGGTGCCCGAGCGCGCGGTGTGGATGCGCACACTGCTCGCCGAGTTGAACCGGGTGCTCAACCACCTGATGTTCCTCGGCTCGTACCCCCTGGAGCTGGGCGGTATCACCCCGGTCTTCTACGCCTTCCGGGAGCGCGAGGAGCTCCAGAACGTCATGGAGGAGATCTCCGGCGGGCGTATGCACTACATGTTCAACCGCGTCGGCGGCCTGAAGGAGGACCTCCCGGCGGGCTGGGCCACGCGCGCGCGCGGCGCCGTCGCCGACGTCCGCTCCCGCATGGGCGTCTTCGACGACCTCGTCCTCGGCAACGAGATCTTCCGGGGCCGCACGCGCGACGTGGGCGTCCTCACGCCGGAGGCCGTCCACGCGTACGGGGTGAGCGGGCCGATCGCCCGCGCCTCCGGCGTCGACTTCGACCTGCGGCGCGACGAGCCGTACCTGGCGTACGGGGAGCTGCAGGACGTCCTCAGGGTGGTCACCCGGGAGGAGGGCGACTGCCTGGCCCGCTTCGAGTGCCTCCTGGAACAGACGCACATCGCGCTCGACCTCGCGGACGCCTGCCTGGACCGGCTCGCCGAGCTGCCGCCCGGCCCGATCAACCAGCGCCTCCCGAAGGTCCTGAAGGCCCCCGAGGGCCACACGTACGCGTGGACCGAGAACCCGCTCGGCATCAACGGCTACTACCTCGTCAGCAAGGGCGAGAAGACCCCGTACCGCCTGAAGCTGCGCTCGGCCTCGTACAACAACATCCAGGCGCTGACCGAGCTGCTGCCGGGCACGCTGGTGGCGGACATGGTGGCCATTCTGGGGTCGCTGTTCTTCGTGGTCGGGGACATCGACAAGTAG
- a CDS encoding SAM-dependent methyltransferase gives MVDRAVPHAPDGARPWRGAIEEALYGPDGFYRRPEGPAGHFRTSVHASPLFAHAVAGLLCLVDEALGRPAELDVVDMGAGRGELVTAVLGALPAGTAARARGYAVEVAGRPSGLDPRVEWLAEPPKGITGLLFANEWLDNVPVEVAEVDPEGVPRLVLVRPDGTERLGEPVGGAEAEWLARWWPLAPEEGLRAEIGLPRDRAWAGAVAGVGRGLAVAVDYAHLAGARPPFGTLTGFREGRETAPVPDGSCDLTAHVALDACALPGARLLTQRDALRALGVTGGRPPLSLATTDPTAYVRALAGAGEAAELTAPGGLGDFGWLIQPVGIPDPLLA, from the coding sequence GTGGTTGATCGCGCTGTTCCCCACGCCCCTGACGGGGCGCGGCCTTGGCGGGGGGCGATCGAAGAGGCCCTCTACGGTCCCGACGGGTTCTACCGGCGCCCCGAAGGGCCCGCCGGGCACTTCCGTACCTCCGTGCACGCCTCCCCCCTCTTCGCGCACGCCGTGGCCGGGCTGCTCTGCCTGGTCGACGAGGCGCTGGGCCGTCCCGCCGAGCTGGACGTCGTGGACATGGGTGCCGGGCGCGGGGAGTTGGTGACGGCGGTGCTGGGGGCGCTGCCCGCCGGAACGGCCGCACGCGCGCGTGGGTACGCCGTCGAGGTCGCCGGGCGGCCGTCCGGCCTCGATCCGCGTGTCGAGTGGCTCGCCGAGCCCCCGAAGGGGATCACCGGGCTGCTGTTCGCCAACGAGTGGCTGGACAACGTGCCCGTGGAGGTCGCCGAGGTGGACCCCGAGGGCGTGCCCCGGCTGGTACTGGTACGACCGGACGGGACCGAGCGGCTCGGGGAGCCCGTCGGCGGGGCGGAGGCGGAGTGGCTCGCCCGGTGGTGGCCGCTCGCCCCGGAGGAGGGGCTGCGCGCCGAGATCGGGCTGCCCAGGGACCGGGCCTGGGCGGGGGCCGTCGCGGGCGTCGGGCGGGGCCTCGCCGTCGCCGTCGACTACGCCCACCTGGCGGGGGCCCGGCCGCCCTTCGGGACGCTCACCGGCTTCCGGGAGGGCCGGGAGACGGCACCGGTCCCGGATGGCTCGTGCGACCTCACCGCGCATGTGGCGCTGGACGCCTGCGCACTGCCGGGGGCCCGCCTGCTGACCCAGCGGGACGCGTTGCGCGCCCTCGGGGTGACGGGCGGACGTCCACCGCTGTCCCTGGCCACCACCGACCCCACCGCGTACGTACGGGCCCTCGCGGGCGCGGGCGAGGCTGCCGAGCTGACCGCGCCGGGCGGGCTGGGCGACTTCGGCTGGCTGATCCAGCCGGTTGGAATTCCGGACCCGCTCCTCGCCTGA
- a CDS encoding sensor histidine kinase, whose translation MQRLYDFLRRHPTWVDGFWALVLLGISVVGGSLDRNYEGNDNEAAFLAITLLLCLVIALRRRMPEAMLVLAAAAGFTQLILDVPRMPADFAMLVIIYTVAANGARWASWFALAGGLCASPLAQLRWSEQQTGMLGNAVLGVILTVPFALAWVLGDSLRTRRAYFAQLEERAARLEREREAQAKVAVAAERARIARELHDVVAHNVSVMVVQADGAAYVLDAAPDQAKKALETISSTGRQALAEMRRLLGVLRTGEHQEVGEYVPQPDVEQIDDLVEQCRVAGLPVDFKIEGTPRPLPSGVELTAYRIVQEALTNTRKHGGPNAGASVRLVYFDDGLGLLVEDDGKGAPHEMYEEGGADGQGHGLIGMRERVGMVGGTLDAGPRPGGGFRISVLLPLKPAH comes from the coding sequence GTGCAGCGCCTCTATGACTTCCTCCGCAGGCACCCGACATGGGTCGACGGCTTCTGGGCCCTCGTCCTGCTCGGGATCTCCGTGGTCGGCGGATCCCTCGACCGGAACTACGAGGGGAACGACAACGAGGCCGCCTTCCTGGCGATCACGCTGCTGCTCTGCCTTGTGATCGCCCTGCGGCGCCGTATGCCGGAGGCGATGCTGGTGCTGGCCGCCGCGGCGGGCTTCACGCAGCTGATCCTCGACGTGCCGAGAATGCCGGCCGACTTCGCGATGCTGGTGATCATCTACACCGTCGCGGCGAACGGTGCCCGCTGGGCCTCCTGGTTCGCCCTGGCCGGCGGCCTCTGCGCGTCGCCGCTGGCACAGCTGCGCTGGTCCGAGCAGCAGACGGGCATGCTGGGCAACGCGGTGCTCGGGGTGATTCTGACCGTGCCGTTCGCCCTCGCCTGGGTCCTCGGCGACTCGCTGCGCACCCGCCGCGCCTACTTCGCCCAGCTGGAGGAGCGCGCCGCCCGCCTGGAGAGGGAGCGCGAGGCGCAGGCCAAGGTCGCGGTCGCCGCCGAGCGCGCCCGGATCGCCCGGGAGCTGCACGACGTCGTCGCCCACAACGTCTCCGTGATGGTCGTCCAGGCCGACGGCGCCGCGTACGTCCTCGACGCCGCCCCCGACCAGGCGAAGAAGGCCCTGGAGACCATCTCCTCCACCGGCCGCCAGGCCCTCGCCGAGATGCGCCGCCTGCTGGGCGTCCTGCGCACCGGCGAGCACCAGGAGGTCGGCGAGTACGTCCCGCAGCCCGACGTCGAGCAGATCGACGACCTCGTCGAGCAGTGCCGGGTCGCCGGTCTGCCCGTCGACTTCAAGATCGAGGGCACCCCGCGCCCGCTGCCCAGCGGTGTGGAGCTGACGGCGTACCGCATCGTCCAGGAGGCCCTCACCAACACCCGCAAGCACGGCGGCCCGAACGCGGGTGCGAGCGTACGGCTGGTGTACTTCGACGACGGGCTCGGTCTGCTCGTCGAGGACGACGGCAAGGGCGCCCCGCACGAGATGTACGAGGAGGGCGGCGCCGACGGCCAGGGGCATGGTCTGATCGGTATGCGCGAGCGCGTCGGGATGGTCGGCGGCACCCTGGACGCGGGCCCCCGCCCCGGGGGAGGCTTCCGCATCAGCGTCCTGCTGCCGCTCAAGCCCGCCCATTGA
- a CDS encoding response regulator, translating to MPSIRVMLVDDQVLLRTGFRMVLAAQPDMEVVAEAGDGVEALQVVRSTDVDVVLMDVRMPKLDGVEATRRICAEPNPPKVLILTTFDLDEYAFSGLKAGASGFMLKDVPPGELLAAIRSVHSGDAVVAPSTTRRLLDRFAPMLPSTQEPQHKELERLTEREREVMILVAQGLSNGEIAARLVLSEATVKTHVGRILTKLGLRDRVQVVVLAYETGLVRAGGQG from the coding sequence ATGCCGTCCATCCGCGTAATGCTCGTCGACGACCAGGTGCTGCTGCGCACCGGTTTCCGGATGGTGCTCGCCGCCCAGCCGGACATGGAGGTCGTGGCCGAGGCGGGCGACGGCGTCGAGGCCCTCCAGGTGGTGCGGTCCACGGACGTCGACGTGGTCCTCATGGACGTCCGGATGCCGAAGCTGGACGGCGTCGAGGCAACCCGCCGCATCTGCGCCGAGCCGAACCCGCCGAAGGTACTCATCCTGACCACCTTCGACCTCGACGAGTACGCCTTCTCCGGGCTGAAGGCTGGCGCCTCCGGCTTCATGCTGAAGGACGTGCCGCCCGGCGAGCTGCTGGCCGCGATCCGCTCGGTGCACAGCGGTGACGCGGTCGTCGCGCCCTCGACCACCCGGCGGCTCCTCGACCGGTTCGCGCCGATGCTGCCGAGCACGCAGGAGCCCCAGCACAAGGAGCTGGAGCGGCTCACCGAGCGCGAGCGCGAGGTCATGATCCTGGTGGCCCAGGGCCTGTCCAACGGCGAGATCGCGGCCCGGCTCGTCCTCTCCGAGGCCACGGTGAAGACCCACGTGGGCCGCATCCTCACCAAGCTGGGCCTGCGCGACCGCGTCCAGGTGGTCGTCCTGGCGTACGAGACGGGTCTGGTCCGGGCCGGCGGACAGGGCTGA
- a CDS encoding threonine aldolase family protein, producing the protein MSDTAEHGTGRTTEPAATPSAARRRAAQRAAERILARPGVQGTIRERLAALAEAAPDVYDLDKSADMYGDGIVEALEERVAGLLGKEAAAFFPTGTMAQQVALRCWAGRTGNPVVALHGMSHPEMHERNALERVSGLRPVRLTSDPRLPTAEEVRDLDEPFGTLMLELPLRDAGFLLPSWQQLTELVEAARERDAVVHFDGARLWESTTHFERPLDEIAGLADSVYVSFYKSLDGFAGAALVGPRTLIDEAKAWRHRYGGQLFQQFPTVLSALVGLDRELPRLPEYVAHARVVAAALREGFAEAGVPWARVHPEVPHTNEFQVWLPYGADVLGEAAVRQGEETKTLLFHRGWVPGGPGLSVTEVGVRAEGLEWTADDVRAAVTDFVARVAEAGER; encoded by the coding sequence ATGAGCGATACGGCGGAGCACGGAACGGGACGGACGACGGAACCGGCGGCCACGCCGTCGGCCGCGCGACGCAGGGCGGCCCAGCGGGCGGCGGAGCGCATCCTGGCCCGGCCCGGCGTCCAGGGGACGATCCGCGAGCGGCTGGCGGCGCTGGCCGAGGCGGCGCCGGACGTGTACGACCTGGACAAGTCGGCGGACATGTACGGCGACGGCATAGTCGAGGCCCTGGAGGAGCGGGTCGCGGGGCTGCTCGGCAAGGAGGCCGCCGCGTTCTTCCCGACCGGCACGATGGCCCAGCAGGTGGCCCTGCGCTGCTGGGCGGGCCGTACCGGCAACCCCGTGGTCGCCCTGCACGGCATGTCCCACCCGGAGATGCATGAGCGGAACGCGTTGGAGCGGGTCAGCGGTTTGCGTCCGGTGCGGCTGACGAGCGATCCCCGGCTGCCCACCGCCGAGGAGGTGCGCGACCTCGACGAGCCCTTCGGCACGCTGATGCTCGAACTGCCCCTCAGGGACGCCGGTTTCCTGCTGCCCTCCTGGCAGCAGCTGACGGAACTCGTCGAGGCGGCCCGGGAGCGGGACGCGGTGGTCCACTTCGACGGGGCCCGCCTGTGGGAGTCGACGACCCATTTCGAGCGTCCCCTGGACGAGATCGCGGGCCTCGCGGACAGCGTCTACGTGTCGTTCTACAAGTCCCTCGACGGCTTCGCCGGTGCCGCGCTCGTCGGCCCCCGGACCCTGATCGACGAGGCGAAGGCGTGGCGGCACCGCTACGGCGGCCAGCTCTTCCAGCAGTTCCCGACCGTGCTCTCGGCCCTCGTCGGCCTCGACCGGGAGCTGCCCCGGCTGCCGGAGTACGTGGCCCACGCGCGCGTGGTCGCCGCCGCGCTGCGCGAGGGCTTCGCCGAAGCGGGCGTCCCGTGGGCCCGCGTGCACCCCGAGGTGCCGCACACCAACGAGTTCCAGGTCTGGCTGCCGTACGGGGCCGACGTCCTCGGGGAGGCCGCGGTCCGGCAGGGCGAGGAGACGAAGACGCTGCTCTTCCACCGGGGCTGGGTCCCGGGCGGCCCGGGCCTGTCCGTCACCGAGGTCGGCGTGCGGGCCGAGGGCCTGGAGTGGACGGCCGACGACGTACGGGCGGCGGTGACGGACTTCGTGGCGCGGGTGGCGGAGGCGGGCGAGCGGTAG
- a CDS encoding Rossmann-like and DUF2520 domain-containing protein: MSTFQQPDPKDRPARLTVGVVGAGRVGPALAASLQLAGHRPVAVSGVSDASRRRAAELLPDVPLVSPADVLQRAELVLLTVPDDALPGLVEGLADTGAVRPGQLLVHTSGRYGAKVLDPALRAGALPLALHPAMTFTGTPVDVQRLAGCSFGVTAPVELRLAAEALVIEMGGEPEWIAEENRPLYHAALALGANHLVTLVAQSMELLRTAGVSAPDHMLGPLLGAALDNALRSGDAALTGPVARGDAGTVAAHVAELREHAPQTVAGYLAMARATADRALAHGLLKPELAEDLLGVLAGGTNGTTGAGGTDGTEGNAR; the protein is encoded by the coding sequence GTGAGTACATTCCAGCAGCCAGATCCCAAGGACCGCCCCGCGCGGCTCACGGTCGGCGTCGTCGGCGCCGGCCGGGTCGGCCCCGCGCTGGCGGCCTCACTGCAACTCGCCGGGCACCGCCCGGTGGCGGTCTCCGGGGTCTCCGACGCCTCCCGGCGGCGGGCCGCCGAGCTCCTGCCCGACGTGCCGCTCGTCTCCCCGGCCGACGTCCTGCAGCGCGCCGAACTGGTCCTGCTGACCGTGCCGGACGACGCCCTGCCGGGGCTCGTCGAGGGCCTCGCCGACACCGGTGCCGTACGACCGGGGCAACTGCTCGTGCACACCTCCGGGCGGTACGGCGCGAAGGTCCTGGACCCCGCCCTGCGGGCCGGCGCGCTGCCGCTGGCCCTGCACCCCGCGATGACGTTCACGGGCACTCCGGTGGACGTGCAGCGCCTCGCCGGGTGCTCCTTCGGGGTCACGGCGCCCGTGGAGCTGCGCCTCGCCGCCGAGGCCCTGGTGATCGAGATGGGCGGCGAACCCGAGTGGATCGCCGAGGAGAACCGCCCGCTGTACCACGCGGCCCTCGCCCTCGGCGCCAACCACCTCGTCACCCTGGTCGCCCAGTCCATGGAACTGCTGCGCACGGCCGGTGTCTCCGCCCCCGACCACATGCTCGGCCCGCTGCTCGGCGCCGCCCTGGACAACGCCCTCAGGTCGGGCGACGCGGCCCTCACCGGCCCCGTCGCGCGCGGGGACGCGGGCACGGTCGCCGCGCACGTCGCCGAGCTGCGCGAACACGCCCCGCAGACCGTCGCCGGGTATCTGGCGATGGCCCGCGCGACCGCCGACCGCGCGCTCGCCCACGGCCTGCTCAAACCGGAACTCGCCGAGGACCTGCTCGGGGTACTCGCGGGCGGGACGAACGGAACCACCGGAGCAGGCGGGACCGACGGGACCGAAGGGAACGCCCGATGA
- the panC gene encoding pantoate--beta-alanine ligase produces the protein MTTTVLRTAGELHARARVGRRAVVMTMGALHEGHATLIRTAREIAGPDGEVVVTVFVNPLQFGEGEDLDRYPRTLDADLKLAEQSGADVVFAPSADEVYPGGEPQVRITAGPMGARLEGAARPGHFDGMLTVVAKLLHLTRPDVALYGQKDAQQLALIRRMVRDLNFGVEIVAVPTVREPDGLALSSRNRYLSAEERRTALALSQALFAGADRHAAQEALRARAREVPATRARAEALSALGESRAAADAHAMAKAAPGGPAAVRAAARLVLDEALRGKPPIVLDYLALVDPSDFTDIQDGFTGEAVLAVAARVGTTRLIDNIPLTFGAAS, from the coding sequence ATGACGACCACTGTGCTGCGCACCGCCGGCGAACTGCACGCACGCGCGCGCGTGGGCCGTCGCGCCGTCGTGATGACCATGGGCGCCCTGCACGAGGGCCACGCCACGCTGATCCGCACCGCGCGCGAGATCGCGGGCCCCGACGGCGAGGTCGTCGTCACGGTCTTCGTGAACCCCCTGCAGTTCGGCGAGGGCGAGGACCTCGACCGCTATCCGCGCACCCTGGACGCCGACCTGAAGCTCGCCGAACAGTCGGGTGCCGACGTCGTGTTCGCCCCCTCGGCGGACGAGGTATACCCGGGCGGCGAGCCCCAGGTGCGCATCACCGCAGGGCCCATGGGCGCCCGCCTGGAGGGCGCCGCCCGCCCCGGCCACTTCGACGGCATGCTCACCGTCGTCGCCAAGCTGCTCCACCTCACCCGCCCCGACGTGGCGCTCTACGGCCAGAAGGACGCCCAGCAGCTCGCCCTGATCCGCCGCATGGTCCGGGACCTGAACTTCGGCGTGGAGATCGTGGCCGTACCGACCGTCCGCGAGCCCGACGGCCTGGCCCTGTCCAGCCGCAACCGGTATCTGTCCGCCGAGGAGCGCCGTACGGCCCTCGCGCTCTCCCAGGCCCTGTTCGCGGGCGCCGACCGGCACGCGGCCCAGGAGGCGCTGCGCGCGCGGGCCCGCGAAGTGCCCGCCACGCGCGCGCGTGCCGAGGCCCTCAGCGCGCTCGGCGAGTCCCGCGCCGCCGCCGACGCGCACGCGATGGCCAAGGCAGCCCCCGGCGGACCGGCCGCCGTCCGCGCCGCCGCCCGCCTGGTCCTCGACGAGGCCCTGCGCGGGAAGCCGCCGATCGTGCTCGACTACCTGGCTCTGGTCGACCCGTCCGACTTCACCGACATCCAGGACGGCTTCACGGGCGAAGCCGTCCTCGCCGTCGCGGCCCGGGTCGGGACGACCCGGCTGATCGACAACATCCCCCTGACCTTCGGAGCCGCCTCGTGA
- a CDS encoding L-aspartate oxidase — translation MTSTGIRLHAPAPGWSIAADVVVVGSGVAGLTAALRCEAAGLNTVVVTKARLDDGSTRWAQGGIAAALGEGDTPEQHLDDTLVAGAGLCDEDAVRLLVTEGPDAVRRLIETGAHFDESEEGGLELTREGGHHRRRIAHAGGDATGAEISRALVEAVRARGLRTIENALVLDLLTDAEGGTAGVTLHVMGEGQHDGVGAVHAPAVVLATGGMGQVFSATTNPSVSTGDGVALALRAGAEISDLEFVQFHPTVLFLGADAEGQQPLVSEAVRGEGAHLVDADGVRFMLGQHELAELAPRDIVAKGIMRRMQEQGAEHMYLDARHFGADMWQHRFPTILAACRVHGLDPVTEPIPVAPAAHYASGGVRTDSHGRTTVPGLYACGEVACTGVHGANRLASNSLLEGLVYAERIVADIAAAHAGNGLHARVPQPVPHAETPAHPLLAPEIRFAIQRTMTEGAGVLRSEASLATAAAALDRLHAEARDALYENGKTAEPGVDTWETTNLLCVARVLVAAARLREETRGCHWREDHAERDDTEWRRHIVVRLNPDRTLAVHTTDTPDFPPTRQHRQEQ, via the coding sequence GTGACCAGCACAGGCATACGACTGCACGCGCCCGCACCGGGATGGTCCATCGCCGCCGACGTCGTGGTCGTCGGCTCGGGCGTCGCCGGCCTCACCGCCGCGCTGCGCTGCGAGGCCGCCGGCCTGAACACGGTCGTCGTCACCAAGGCCCGCCTCGACGACGGCTCCACCCGCTGGGCGCAGGGCGGCATCGCCGCGGCCCTCGGCGAGGGCGACACCCCCGAACAGCACCTGGACGACACGCTGGTCGCGGGCGCGGGCCTGTGCGACGAGGACGCCGTACGGCTGCTCGTCACCGAGGGCCCCGACGCCGTACGCCGTCTGATCGAGACCGGAGCCCACTTCGACGAGTCGGAGGAGGGCGGCCTGGAGCTGACCCGCGAGGGCGGCCACCACCGCCGCCGCATCGCCCACGCGGGCGGCGACGCGACGGGCGCCGAGATCTCCCGGGCCCTCGTCGAGGCCGTACGCGCGCGTGGGCTGCGCACGATCGAGAACGCGCTCGTCCTGGACCTCCTGACGGACGCCGAGGGCGGCACGGCCGGTGTCACCCTGCACGTCATGGGTGAGGGCCAGCACGACGGCGTCGGAGCCGTGCACGCCCCCGCCGTGGTCCTCGCCACCGGCGGCATGGGCCAGGTCTTCTCCGCCACCACCAACCCGTCCGTGTCGACGGGCGACGGCGTGGCCCTCGCCCTGCGCGCGGGCGCGGAGATCTCCGACCTCGAATTCGTCCAGTTCCACCCGACCGTGCTCTTCCTCGGCGCGGACGCGGAGGGCCAGCAGCCCCTGGTCTCCGAGGCGGTCCGCGGCGAGGGCGCCCACCTGGTCGACGCCGACGGGGTGCGCTTCATGCTCGGCCAGCACGAACTGGCCGAACTGGCGCCCCGGGACATCGTCGCCAAGGGCATCATGCGCCGCATGCAGGAACAGGGCGCCGAACACATGTACCTGGACGCCCGGCACTTCGGCGCCGACATGTGGCAGCACCGCTTCCCGACGATCCTCGCCGCCTGCCGCGTCCACGGCCTCGACCCCGTCACCGAGCCCATCCCGGTCGCCCCCGCCGCCCACTACGCCTCCGGCGGCGTCCGCACCGACTCCCACGGCCGGACCACCGTCCCCGGCCTCTACGCCTGCGGCGAGGTCGCCTGCACCGGCGTCCACGGCGCCAACCGGCTCGCCTCGAACTCCCTGCTGGAGGGCCTGGTCTACGCCGAGCGCATCGTCGCCGACATCGCCGCGGCCCACGCCGGGAACGGCCTCCACGCGCGCGTGCCCCAGCCCGTCCCGCACGCGGAGACCCCCGCGCACCCGCTGCTCGCCCCGGAGATACGGTTCGCGATCCAGCGCACGATGACCGAGGGCGCCGGCGTCCTGCGCTCCGAGGCCTCCCTGGCGACCGCCGCCGCGGCCCTGGACCGGCTGCACGCCGAGGCCCGGGACGCCCTGTACGAGAACGGCAAGACGGCCGAGCCCGGCGTCGACACCTGGGAGACCACCAACCTCCTGTGCGTCGCCCGCGTCCTGGTCGCCGCCGCCCGGCTGCGCGAGGAGACCCGCGGCTGCCACTGGCGCGAGGACCACGCCGAGCGCGACGACACCGAGTGGCGCCGCCACATCGTCGTACGCCTCAATCCGGACCGCACACTGGCGGTACACACCACGGACACCCCAGACTTCCCCCCGACCAGGCAGCACCGGCAGGAGCAGTGA